Below is a genomic region from Bos javanicus breed banteng chromosome 13, ARS-OSU_banteng_1.0, whole genome shotgun sequence.
ataagaatccacctgtcaatgcagaggacctaggttcaattcctggtccgggaggatcccacatgctgcggagcagctCACCCCGTGGGCCACGGCCACTGAGCCAGCATGCTGCGACAGCCgaagcctgtgcgcctagagCCTTTGCTCCACGAGAGGagaagcccacgctctgcaacaaagaGGAGCCCgcacttgtcacaactagagaaagcccgggcACAGCCACagagacccagggcaaccaaacatatgctattgttttttatttatattttgtggcCCTGCGATAACACTGAGCGCTAAGTCTAACGTAAGGAAGTAATTCAGaactccatataaattttaaaactttatgcaCAGAGAGGGATAACGGGGGGAATTCCCTGTGGGTCGGTGGTCAGGGCTCCACACTTCCACTTAAGGGGGCACTGGTTCGAAAcctcgttggggaactaaaatcccatgtgCCTCgaggtgtgaccaaaaaaaaggaTGAGTAACTTGCATTTCTGCGTTTGACACTTTTTTCGTTTATTTTGGCTGTTTCGGCTCTTCGTTGCCGCACAGGCTTTTCTCCGGTTGCGACGAGCCGGGGCCGCTTTGGCTGTGGTGCTGGGCCTCTCGCTGCAATGACTTGTTGCGGagtctgggctctggagcacgtgGACGTCTGCAGACGTGGCACGTGGGCTCGCTGGTGGGagtccagggctctagagcacagcctcgATAGTTACGGCGCACAGAATTGCTTGCttcgaggtatgtgggatcttcccggaccagggatcaaaccccatgtctcctgcattagcaggtggattctttgctcctgagccaccagagaagctctacGCTGTTTTTCTACAAAATTGAGGTTATTCAACCATATAATCCAAGAGCACAGAAGTGAGTCTCTTGGGGCTACCTGCTTGCTCACACAGAGCCAGAGCGGACGTGCCCCAGGCCACTGCTGAGGGGCCTCTGCCCACAGGGCTGCTGGCAGAGCTGAGGCTGTTTCTCTACAGCCAGCTCTTTCCGGTGCTTTtccactgcagtgattttttttttttttttttttggtcccagtGGAATCATTTCGAAATGCACTAACTTCAGCATTAATCACAACCAGGATTCTCTCCATCACCAGCAAGGGCAGCTTAGACTCACCCGGAGATGTCTTAGCGCCACGCACGCAGCTTGCTGGAGTTTTGCATCATTTTCGGTCAGGGCGTTGGTGTAGAAGAGCAAGGCCTAGGAAATGAGGTGGCTGTGAACGGGGGGCTGGTGAGAGCATAACCCTTGGTACCACTCACCGCCCGCCTTCCGGTATGCTCACAGCCTGTGTACACAGCATGGAGTTGGAGGCTGTGGTACTCAGTTCATCTGCAAGCACTggtcttaggacttccctgggggtccagtggctacgactccACTCACAATGCGgggagcctgggttccatcccccaTCAGGGAACtggatgccacatgccacagctaagacccagggcagccaaatacatatttttttgaaaactcaTCTAATGTTTACAAAATGCATTCTGAAACTACCATCTAGATAGAATGCGACATCAGAGAGACCCGCTGTCCACGGGGGACAGCAGAAGAACTGAACACAGGGAGCTTTGGTGAGGCCACCGGAAGGAAAAGCATCTCATCACTCCTTCCGGTCATAGCTCTGACCCCGCCCCATCGGTCACGTGACCATGGCCATGTCCATCCAGCTGGAAAATAAGCTGGTGCTTCCTTTGCAGTATTGCTTTAGGGGCTCATAGGAAGCAGGGGGGATGGGGGATGTGCCTGGCACTTGGGTGCACCCAAGACTATGGTAAGTATTGCCCAGTATTGTCCTTCTCCGACCCTGGTGGGCTGGTCCCCTAAATCTAGAATAGTCACAGGGCCAGGAACCCAAAAGGCGGAGGGGTCCCGTCTCTTGGTTTTTCTAGTGAACCAAACAACGAGCCAGCCAGCCACATTTGTTAGTCGAAAGTAAAGGAGGGCAACTGTCAGAATTCTGAAGAAGGAACGCCCTACACGCAGGTGACGTCTCAGAGACCGAATAGACAACGTGGCTGTAGAAACACTGAGCTGAGTGAGCTGGTACGCATGGGACACGCAGTCATGACAGCTTGGCaaccccggccccgcccccgggacTGGGGCCGCCCGTGGTGAGGATGGCCACGCATGAGACTGTGGTCTTGTCGGGACCATGGCaaccccggccccgcccccgggacTGGGGCTGCCCGTGGTGAGGATGGCCACGCATGAGACTGTGGTCTTGTCGGGACCATCTCACCAACGCAGCACCCCCATCACCCACCTTGCGCTTCTCCGAGATGAAGCCCACCTGCCCCCGGCTCACAGGCCCACAGAGGCCACTGGCAGCCCCACGCACCTTTTCCCGAAAGCTCTTGTTTCTGGCCGCGCCAGCCAGGCGGGCGCTGGCCGCTCTGCAGGCCCGGGGGGGTCCATCCAGCTGGAGCAGCGCCCAGGCCCTCAGCGTCTGTGGCAAGGGCTGGAGCTGGCCCAGCCGCTTCCCCTGCAGCTTCCTGACTGTCCTGGTCTGGGCCCTGCACTGCAGCTCCTCCGCGAGCGTTACTGGAAGAGACAGAAGGGGGCAGCTGGGGTCCCCCTCTGACTGCGGCTGGTCCAGGAAGCTGCAGGCTGAACATCAGCTATGGAGGAGCAAATCCCAAGACGCGTCCACCGAGGCCCCGCCCAAACCGGTCCCGAAGGGGCCTCCTGGAATCTCCAGGAAGGCGTTCTAGCTAGGGGTCAAATACACCCTGAAGATGAATCAACGCCAGTCCCTATTTCAGGGACTCGGGCCAGCCCAGCACACCCTCCTGTCCACTTGCGACCTCTGCTGTGCTTCGTACAACCTCCTGCCCTTGGAGCTCATTTCTATGTGGAGTCAACAGGCAATGTAATTAAATCTAGTTCTCAAAAGAACAGCTGGAGGGGAAAGGCATTCTGAAAAACTGGCTTCGCAGAGCTGAGACAGAGGGCTCCGCGATGGGCCGTCCCTAACATGGGGCGCCGGCCCGCCGCCCCAGCCCCTACCTTCCTTGGTGAGCTGGGCGAAGTGCTTCTCCAGGTCAGAGACGCTCTGCCTCCGCAGGTAGCTGTGAAACTGGAACCAGGTGATGGTCTGTTCCTCAGGGAGCCCGGCTCCAGGCAGCAGCCCGCCGCAGCTGACCACCTGCTCCAGGAGCCTGCGACAGGCTGGCGACACAGAGAGAGGGTGAGGGGGAGACGGGGGTCTCAACCCCTGGGCGACACCCCGGGAGCCCAGCCGGGTCGGTCTGGAGGCTCCGTGACGGCTGTGCACGGGATCTCTGGGGCAGCCCCCATTCCCACGAGGACACACTCCAGCTGAGGCCCCTCAGTCTGAATCCCAGCGGCAGGGTGGGTGGTTAGAACTGCTTGAGGTCCAGAGCCACTGCCCGGAGTACGCGTGCCACCTTTCAGTGGTCAACACAAAGATGCCACAGCTCTACGTTCCAGGGAAGAGTCCAGCCAAGATTCACGATGCTGCTGTCGAGCAGATAGGGTCCTGCCTACCTTCCCCGGGGGCCCTTCTCTAAGGTTCTGGTGGAAGCTATGCAATCAACCGGTCCCCAGAAGCACCAGCCCACGGATAGACGCAGGCCGCTCCCAGGGTTCACTGGCTCCGCCCTCCTCCCCCGGGAAGAGGAGGTGCTTTGTGGTCAAGTGAGCGACACCTCCCTTCGATGCCGCGGGGGCATCTGCAGCAGAGGCGGGCACGGAAGGGGCAAGAGGGAGGCCTGTGGTAGTGATGCTCCCGACCCCAGGGCTCCACGCAGCGTTGCCCAGGGagcatggggaggggaggggctacCTATCTCTAGCTGTCCCGGGTATTTCCCCCTGACTCTGTGCAGGAACGTCTTCTTGAGCTGGTCCAGCAGCGCCGTCCCCGGGCAGGACAGGGTGGCACCGGGCCCCGTGCAGCCCCTCCAGAGCTTCAGGCAGCCCTTCCTCCGCGTGGCCTGTGGGAGGACTGAAAGGCTGGGCTCAGAGAGCCGCCCGGCATGGGGGGAAGAGTGAGCAACGAGGAGGCCCAGGGGGTCCCTGCCCCTGGGACCCAAGGGCTCGGGGAGGGGGGCGCAGCCTGGCCTAAGGCAGGCCCCTTCCCCACCCGCAGGCGTCACCTGCAGAGACGAGCAGCTTTGGCCCTGAGCCTCATCTGGTAACCGCCTGCCGGCCCCACGACACCCCCAGGACTGCTGCTCCCAGTCTCCCCTGACGGACAAGGGCAGGTCCCACGGGGCTGGGGTCCCTGCCCCTGTTGGGCAGCATGCCGTGTGTGCCTTGAATGTGTGCTGGGGATTCCTTCATTGACACCTACCCGGGGGCctccccattatacagatggggaagctgaggcttgGAGCAGCGACTCGTTTGCTCAGAGCAGTGACCCTCGTCCAGGGTCACCCGGCTGACCGAGGCTAGCTGGCCTCCCTTCCCGCCCCCACGGTGTGGGTCTGGTCCCAGCCCAGACACTCCCCACTCACGTCCCCTGGGTGCCATTGACTGACAAGTGTCTGGAAGGGAGAGGAGCCCCCCACCCATCACGGGCTTTCATCCTCATCACTTCCTGCCATTCACACGGCCGGAGAGCAGGTACTTACTCTCCTCAATGGACATCGCTTTGCTGACCTTCTCAAAGTCAAGCACGGAAAGCGTCTCTAGAACCTGCTTCTGCTGCGCAGCTTCTTCCAGAAGGCACTCCTGGACCATCCTCGACAGGTTAGGGGAGCCCAGTTTCTGGGAAGCAGCCCACGGTGTGCCAGGTTAGCCCAGAACATGCCCTCTGAGGTCAGCTACCATGCCCGTGACCCCCACCCGCCCTTTCCCCATCTGCCCCTTCCCCGTCCCTCCTATCCCCACGGTAGCGCCCTGTCGTCTGGGGATTCCTCCTCGCCAAAGCAGCTGAGAGGACAGGATGCAGGCTGGAGCTGCCAGGAGCCTGCCAGAGCATGAGGCCAACCAGCATAGGCAAGCAGAGCCGAGAGAGGGTGAGACCCAATCGTGATGTTGTTTGCAACCCTGGATCCAGCTGGACCTGAAGCCCACCTCTGGGCCTTTCAAGTCTGTGAACCAAATCATTTCCTTCTGAACCAGTTTGGATTGGAGCTCCAGCATCTGCCACCTAAAGAGACCACCACTGCCTTCGGTTTATGGCCTGGGCTGCCTGAGGACCACAGGACTATTTACCCCTCCCGTCTTGAATCttccaccccgccccgccccccaggtCCTCGCCCACCTGCAGCAGCGCTGTGCAGACCTGGAGGTGAACCGTGAGCAGCACGTCGAGCTCTGGGGCGCCAGCCGTGAGCTCCCTGGACGGCGCTTTCAGCGGCGGTGTTGGAGGTGGGCTCTTGTCCTTTCTGAGTGGAAGTGAGAACTGGGTGACTGGTCCGTTAGCATTCAGCTGCCTCCAAGGGCAGAGGAAACCCTCCCTCCCTGGAGAGCTCTGATCACGGGGCCGACTCCAGGTCCCAGGAAGATGAAGGTAAACTGGGGAGAAAACTAAGAAACGGAGACGCGGCAAATGGGAGTGACAGCTCTCACAAAGCAGGGCTGGGaaggccgccccgccccgcccacttTCCGGGGCGTGCAGAAGCCTGGGGCTCAGACGAATCCCTAGCTCTGGGACTCTGGATGAGTCTGCCTCCCAGAGCCTCAGTTTACTCGTCCGGGAAGTGGGGGCAGGAACCCCAAGCTTGGGCCACCGGGGGGTTGAGTAAGACACCAGCGCACCCGGCACCGTGTCTGCTCCATGACGGGCTGAGCCCGAGCCCTGAGGGGGTGGACGTggcaccccctccccagggggTCCCGAGAGGTGGGGAGAAATGTAACCCATTCGTGTACTTCTGTGCTGCTGAGCTGTGGGTGCCCGCCATGCTCGTGGGGGCGGGGCTGCGAGATTGCTCCGCAGAGGTCTGAAGTTCTACTGCGTGTGCCGGCGTCGTTTtataagatttaaaaagaaagcccACTGCTCAGAGCAGACGCTCAAGGCTAGCTGAGTGATCCTTGTTTGCTCCGCTGGTCACATGCCAGGCAGGGCCAGGGCCATAATAAAGAAGACCAACACAGAGTCGGGGCTGAGGGGCCGGCAGGCCGCTGGGCCCGAGGCTGGACTCCAGGTCAGTGCTGGGAGGAGCGCACTCACCGCAGGCCCTGGGAGCCCCCAAACAGGGCCAGCTCGTGGGGGGCGATGTGGGCGTTGAGGAAGGAGAAGCTCTCCAGGATGCACTCCATCAGGCTCTCAGTGGATGCGTGCTCCCGGCGAGCTCTGCGGGGCTGCGGGCAGACGGACGGACCGACGGCCAGGCCTCAGGGGCGCCCGGGCCAGGGGGCATGTCCCCAGGGCCCTCCCCAAGTGGCCCTGCCACCCGGGGTGTGGGGCCTGAGGCGGACCGTTAACGTTTCCAAGAAAAACCAGAAACCTCGACTTTGTGGGGAGCCGCCCAGTTTTCAACTATCGACAACTAATTGTAAATTATTTTGTTAAGACAGCGTGGGTCAGGCCCAACAACCCGGGCCAAAGGCCACCAGGTGAGCCTCTGGATTGCAGATGTCTCCTCTCCCAGGGAAGCATGGAAGGGGAGGACTTTGGAGGCAGCCCTTGCCTGCGGGACGGGAAGGGTCAAGTCATCAAAGCCTCGCAGGGGCCGCTCCCCTGTGGCTGAGTCCCACAGAGTGCACGGGGCTGGCTCAGACCCCACGAGTCAGAACTGGGCTCCTGAAGGTTGACCCAGGGAGAACATCTTGAGCAACAAGACAAGAATAAGGCTGCTTGCAGATGTTTCCTCGCTTGATGGGGAAAAAGcatgtgcacatgtatgtgtgcacacacgcacaggcgcgcacacacacacggcccGTTATTCACAGCAATCACGGCGCATAAAGTCACCGTGACCCCTGGGATTTGAAACTGAACCAGTCTGCTCGCACAGGAAATGCAGAGGCCATAAGCCTCGGGTCAACGCTTTTTATCTGCCTGTCAGCACAGAACCTtgttgtctgtgtctgtgtgtgcgcgcgtgtgctcagtcgtgtttgactctgtgaccccaggggctgtggcctgccagattcctctgtccatggaattttccaggcaagaatactcgtgtgggctgccgtttccttctccagggaatcctcccgacccagggatggaacccgcgtctcttgtgtctcctgtgctggcaggcagatcctttcccACGGTGCCCCCTGGGGTGCCTGTGTCTGCTTAAAGGCGTCTCACTTAATAGACACACCGCTGACTTAACACCGAGCTCAAAGGCTGCTCAGCAAAGGCTGATCACTGACTTAACACCGAGCTCAAAGGCTGCTCAGCCAAGGCTGAACAAGACTTATCCAGCACACAGACTTCCTCCACAAGGTGCATCAGCAACACTGACCAGCATCTCGGCCCAGCCCTCGGGGGCTGTTTCAAACAGCAAAGTCACCAAACCTAAGTACTGTGTGGGCCAAaagtttatttcagtttttccctaacatgccaggctccctgtcccacTGCCAGTCAGGGCACCATCAGGGCGTGCCCCCCGCAGAGAGCCCACATACCTTCAGCCGGTCCCTGAAGGCAAGGATCTGGTACTCCAGCTCCCGGAGCTGCGGCAGGGCAGGGTCCACAGACCTCAGTAGGTCCAGCACCTCCTGCAGAGGCCTCTCGAGGGGCAGCCCGGGCCCACTAGCCGTGTCCTTGGGGTCTCCTTCGTCggggcctccctggctccctgggAGCGCGTCGTCGTGGAAGGGGGAGCCCCGTGACAGGTCGGGGGTTCCCACCCCCAAGTCTCTCCAGCCCGGCTGCTCCACGAACGAACCCTCCGCCAGGTGCAGCATGTCCGGCAGGAGGCCCAGGGGCGGGGGCTCCTCTTGGGCCTCCTCTTCGATGGAGGTATTGGGGCCCATGGCCGAGGGTAGGAAGCCCACGTCTGAAGTGGATGCCGATGTGCTGGTCTCCGTGTCTCGGGGGTCCTCGGAGCTGAAGGAGTCCATCTCGGGCAGCTCCTGACTGTGGCTCCGCAGGCCGGGGCCCCGAAGGTCGCCGTCAGACAGGCAGCTGAGGACAGAGGGGGCCCTCGGCCTGTCCAGCAGCAAGGCCTGCTGTGCCCGCGGCTGCAGGACAGactggagacagacagacagacaggccgGCCAGCCTCAGCAGCTGCCCTGGGGATCAGAGTCAGACCCCCGAGGGTGGCCCCAGACGTCTGCTCTGTATACCCACAGCCGCGGGATGACCGGGGTCCGCCAAGGCGCCTAGCACCCGGAAGCGCCGGTGAGAGCCAGGCCCCCCGTATCCCGCTCACTCACTCCTTTTCAGCCCCAGCTCCCGAGTCAGCTCGAAGTAAACCCTCACCACACCTCCCTGAGGGTGGCACACTTCTGCCCCCGGAGAAGCAAGGTGCGCGCGAGGAAGGATGGACGTGTGGGCATTTTAATCCAGGCCAGCATACACGAACTCTGACCCCCTCTGCTGTGCCCTCCCCCTCATCAACCAGACCAATGGCTGACGTTCCTACAGCACCACCTGTAACTGCCAGGCATTCCAGAGAGCATTCCTCATTTACAAAGTCACTTATTTAACCCTCACAAAGCCCCGAAGGGGCAGAGCTGTTAGTTTCATTTCTCCGATACAGAAacagaagttcagagaggttgagtgacttgctcaaggtcacacggCAGATGAAAGGCAGAGATAGACAGAATTTGGAGCCCAGGCCATCTGGCTTCAGAGTCCATGCTCTTGACCGTAAATGACTTTGTAAGCAAAGTACGCTGGGACCACCCCGGCTGGACAACCAGTTTCCTTTAAATGCACAAGCTGCCTGGCTCATCTAAAGCTGCCTTCCCCACCTAAGGTCCAGAGGAGGACGACAGGGTGGTCCCGCTCCGCATGCCTGGACCCTCCCTGGGCATCGACACACACAGGGTGACGTGTGTACCAGGTCGTTTACTGCCTGCTTGTTGGTAACAGCAAAAACTGAGCCTCAGTATCTTGTTAAGTGCAGTTTTTAGCCAAGTACGAGATGCTGCATGGCGCCAACATGACAGAGAAGGTCTCCAGGGTGTcaccagggcaagggctgctgagGAACACAGGCTAGAGAGGCTGCATCTGCTCCCAGATGGCCCAGAGCCTCTCTGGAGGACCACGGAGGAAGCTGAGAAGAGTAGGGGCGCTAAGGAGGGGACCCAGGCCCCTGGAGGTCACAGGAAAGAGGTATCTATCTCACCACAAACGAAGTCAATCTATTACCTACTGGAAACACGTTCCAAGTGCGAAACAAACGAGCCCGAGGCTGTGGCCGGGGTGGCAGAACCATCTGGAGAACCCCACCCAGTCAAGGCCAGAACCGAGTCCAGAGGCCGCAGAACAGAGGGCaggcagtgaaaaagaaaaggtaccCCAAAACACCCCCAAACAAGGAAGGCTGAGCCCAAAGCTTGCTGCAGCTGGAGGTGCACGTGCTGACCATGTGCTGACCCCTGGGGAgtcacaccccccacccccaatcccagcCCGCCCACCacatccccacccagggaggcTCACTCACCAGGTAGTATCTCTCCCGGAAGCTGGGGGTGTTTGGGGGTGTCCAGTTGTACAAGGAGCCCTTCCTGCTGCCTATGGAGAACTTGCCCGGGGGGCTGGGTGACACCAGGAAGCTCTCGGTATCAAATGGGCTGGAGGAGAGCAGAGGCCAGGGTGTCATCGACGGCCGGAGGACATCGGACCACAGACAGGACCAGGGGACTTGAGACAGAGGCTCAGTGTGGGGGGGCGTGGACAGGCACAGTGGAGGGACTCCAGGTCCCCCCTCTGAAGCCTCCCGGAAACGTCTCAGATATCCATTGCCCCGAGGGTCCTTAGCCAAATGGGGAGGGGCAGCGATTGGCCCCTTTGGAGGGGCCGATGAATGACCCCCCTTTGGAGGCCCTTTGAGAAGCTCAGCAGAGCAGCAGCGGACACTCAGAGCTGCCATCTTCTGCGTAAACCACATCACCGCCCCCCACAGGTTCCTCCCGGGTCAGGGGGCTCCCGTCACAGTCCCGGGGGAAGGTACAGACCTGCGGGGGAAGCACGCGAAGCGACGCTCCAGCCAGGCCCTTGCCTGTCCTTGGAGCTGCCAGGGCTGGGTCAGCCCTCCCTGCCTCGTGGACACCGGCTTGCCTGTCTGCACGCTGGCCCTGCTCACAGCGTCTAGAGCCCAGCTCCGCCACGAGGGCCCACAGCCCAGGGGCCCTGCCTGGATGCCTGTCCTGCCCGCCCAGGGCACTTATGGGCCAGCCGGACGCCTGGGTCCTTGGACCTTCCCGACCTGGGGTTGCAGGGCGCTGCAGGGCCACCCCCTGCCCTGACCGCTTGAGCGGTGTGCTCACCCCCACTAGACAAATGCAGGCACTGAAGTGGGAGTGTCATTCCTCCAAGTCCACCCAGTTCACCCCCAGGGAGAAAAGACAGACTGGCCCCAACTGGTCAGAACGGGCACCAGAGTAGAGGAAGCGTGTGTCTGCCCCTCTGCTCCTGCAGCACCTGCTCTGGGGAGTCAGGAGAAGGGAATTTCCTCGAAACACAAGGTTTCATTTggcgattaaaaaaaaaagatctctgcTACCAAAAACCAAAACCTGTGGAAACCACCAGGATGGGATACTCAGTGGAAAGCCCCACACTAGGCCGGGGTGCTTCCCACGAGCGTCCCCCATCCGTGGCAGTGGCCCAGGGGGACCGCAGGGTGACCGCTCACCCCTGTGCCTGGTGGGCGCGCTGGGGTCAGCAGGTAAGGAGATGGTGGGTGTAGGAAGGCAGAGGTGGGTTTCTCCTGGGAATCCAGCCCAGGAGGCTGCCATAAAGGGTCCTGGCCGGCCCCGGTCTTTAATAGCCACTaattcaaaagtgaaaaaaaagagaatttaaacGCGGGGCGGGGGTCAGGCCGCAGCATGGACAGGGCTGCAGAAAGGGGTCTGGTCTGAGCCCCTGCTTGTCTAGGTGGCAGCCTGAGGGCGGGCCGCCCCGGGCGGATGCTGGGGTGAGGTCAGGCCACCAGGGGGAGCCGGAGAGGTCTCTCCGCGGTCCTGGATGGGGCGGGTTTGGGGCCGACCCCACTCTCCCtaggcccctgcccccaccacccccgcccaccccccactCCTCCGGAGGGGCAGTGGGGAAGCGGCCGCCCGCACTCACTTCCACAGCACCTCCAGCTGCAGCTTGATGGTGCCCAGCTCTGTGATGTCCACCACGATGACCTGCGGCCGGGTGGTGAAGAAGTCGGTAATGTCGCAGGTCACCGCGCCCACCGCCAGCGAGCTCAGGCCGCGCAGCTCCGTCACCTGGGGGAGGGCGAAGCGGTGGGTGTGGGCGCCGCGCCCCCACTCCCTCCCGCTCCGCCCTCCGCCCCCCGGCCCCACCCACCTTGATCTCGAAGTTCTCGTGCAGGGTGGGGATGAAGGCCTTCTCCTCCTCGTCCCAGGTCTGGCTGTCGTCCGACTCGATGCGGCCCCGCAGCTTCCAGCGTTGGCGGCCCAGACGCAGGAGCACCTGTGCGCCAGGGCCGAGAAAGGAGCGGTCAGCCGCGCCCCCTTGCCACCCCGTGGGGGCCCTCCCTGCCAACTGGGGCGGGGGACAGGAACCCAGCGGAGACCCTGGTTCCCAGAAACCCCACTTCCGAAGGCCTGGCGGGGAGCCCTGAGGACGGATCCCAGAGGGCGGGCGTACCTCGTACTGGTCTCCAGGACAAAGACGTGCGTAGCCCACCAAGCCTGGAACACAGAGACGGGCTCGTCTCTCCGCTGTCCACTGTCCTTACCCCGTGGGTCACAGGCCCTCAAGCGGGGAGCCCCCCGCCACACTGGGGGTCATCAGCTTCGGGGGGATGGGCAGTGAGCTAAGCCATCAGGATGACAAGGGGCAGACCAGGGCCCTCACTTTCAACTCAGAGAGCGGGCGGgacttgcccgaggtcacaaGTCACAGGAGTGGAAACCCGGGCTGGGCCTGGAACCCTGGGGTTCTGACCATCACCCCCCACCCTCAGCACAAGCCCCAGGTCCCGGAGAAGGCCCGAGGCTCCACCTagactgcccccaccccagcccagccctgtcaCCTTTCATCCTGACGCGGAACTCGCCCAGGTGAACCTCCAGGGCCCCCTCGATAAGCCACATGTCCTGCAAAGCCCCACAGGAGGCGGCTCACCGCCTGCCCTGGGATGGACCACGGGGCAGGCACGGACCCTGCCAGACagagacccccccacccccgggggcagaggcagaggctgCCTCAGGGCCCCGTGAGCCCCCACACCGGCCCTCCGCCACCCACCTCGGCGCATTCCTGCAGGCTGCGGCCCAGCTCCTGCAGGCTCTCCCTGGAGGCGCGGCTGGGCGGGCGCCGGGAGAAGGCCCGCTGCATGCTGGAGGCGCCGTCGCGCAGGCGGCACTGGATGCAGTAGCCCTCATAGAGCTCGTCCACCTGCGGGCGCACGCACCGGGACTGtctccccacccagcccctcaGGAGGCCACACCCCACGTCGTGCTGGCCCCGCCCCCAGCGCACGTGCGCCCTCGCGGGCAGGGACCGCGTCTGTCCCATGCACTCCGcatccccagcacctggcagcGGCTGGCGCACAGCTCAGGCACGATAAAAACTAGTGAGCGGGATGGGTGGATGCGGTTTTCAGCGGTCAAACAGGGAAGCTGCGTGTGTGATGTTCCGTCCACCCGCGGGGCTCCCAGGGAGCAGAGCGAGTTCATGGAGGGGTTTGCCCACATAAAGCTTGAgggacttgctgtgtgaccttgagcccgTCGcgtccctctctgggcct
It encodes:
- the RIPOR3 gene encoding RIPOR family member 3 isoform X1, with the translated sequence MSVRLRFLSSGDTGTVGVMGRSASFAGFSSAQSRRIAKSVHRNSVRSRMPAKSSKTYSTLRKGCVCSDPKPQQVKKIFEALKRGLKEHLCAQQAELDYLTGRHKDTRRNSRLAFYYDLDKQTRSVERHIRKMEFHISKVDELYEGYCIQCRLRDGASSMQRAFSRRPPSRASRESLQELGRSLQECAEDMWLIEGALEVHLGEFRVRMKGLVGYARLCPGDQYEVLLRLGRQRWKLRGRIESDDSQTWDEEEKAFIPTLHENFEIKVTELRGLSSLAVGAVTCDITDFFTTRPQVIVVDITELGTIKLQLEVLWNPFDTESFLVSPSPPGKFSIGSRKGSLYNWTPPNTPSFRERYYLSVLQPRAQQALLLDRPRAPSVLSCLSDGDLRGPGLRSHSQELPEMDSFSSEDPRDTETSTSASTSDVGFLPSAMGPNTSIEEEAQEEPPPLGLLPDMLHLAEGSFVEQPGWRDLGVGTPDLSRGSPFHDDALPGSQGGPDEGDPKDTASGPGLPLERPLQEVLDLLRSVDPALPQLRELEYQILAFRDRLKPRRARREHASTESLMECILESFSFLNAHIAPHELALFGGSQGLRKDKSPPPTPPLKAPSRELTAGAPELDVLLTVHLQVCTALLQKLGSPNLSRMVQECLLEEAAQQKQVLETLSVLDFEKVSKAMSIEEILPQATRRKGCLKLWRGCTGPGATLSCPGTALLDQLKKTFLHRVRGKYPGQLEIACRRLLEQVVSCGGLLPGAGLPEEQTITWFQFHSYLRRQSVSDLEKHFAQLTKEVTLAEELQCRAQTRTVRKLQGKRLGQLQPLPQTLRAWALLQLDGPPRACRAASARLAGAARNKSFREKALLFYTNALTENDAKLQQAACVALRHLRGVESIDQIASLCQSDVEAVRAAARETTLSFGEKGRLAFEKMDRLCSEQRDAAFGQEADVEITIF
- the RIPOR3 gene encoding RIPOR family member 3 isoform X2, coding for MSVRLRFLSSGDTGTVGVMGRSASFAGFSSAQSRRIANSVRSRMPAKSSKTYSTLRKGCVCSDPKPQQVKKIFEALKRGLKEHLCAQQAELDYLTGRHKDTRRNSRLAFYYDLDKQTRSVERHIRKMEFHISKVDELYEGYCIQCRLRDGASSMQRAFSRRPPSRASRESLQELGRSLQECAEDMWLIEGALEVHLGEFRVRMKGLVGYARLCPGDQYEVLLRLGRQRWKLRGRIESDDSQTWDEEEKAFIPTLHENFEIKVTELRGLSSLAVGAVTCDITDFFTTRPQVIVVDITELGTIKLQLEVLWNPFDTESFLVSPSPPGKFSIGSRKGSLYNWTPPNTPSFRERYYLSVLQPRAQQALLLDRPRAPSVLSCLSDGDLRGPGLRSHSQELPEMDSFSSEDPRDTETSTSASTSDVGFLPSAMGPNTSIEEEAQEEPPPLGLLPDMLHLAEGSFVEQPGWRDLGVGTPDLSRGSPFHDDALPGSQGGPDEGDPKDTASGPGLPLERPLQEVLDLLRSVDPALPQLRELEYQILAFRDRLKPRRARREHASTESLMECILESFSFLNAHIAPHELALFGGSQGLRKDKSPPPTPPLKAPSRELTAGAPELDVLLTVHLQVCTALLQKLGSPNLSRMVQECLLEEAAQQKQVLETLSVLDFEKVSKAMSIEEILPQATRRKGCLKLWRGCTGPGATLSCPGTALLDQLKKTFLHRVRGKYPGQLEIACRRLLEQVVSCGGLLPGAGLPEEQTITWFQFHSYLRRQSVSDLEKHFAQLTKEVTLAEELQCRAQTRTVRKLQGKRLGQLQPLPQTLRAWALLQLDGPPRACRAASARLAGAARNKSFREKALLFYTNALTENDAKLQQAACVALRHLRGVESIDQIASLCQSDVEAVRAAARETTLSFGEKGRLAFEKMDRLCSEQRDAAFGQEADVEITIF